Genomic segment of Coffea arabica cultivar ET-39 chromosome 1e, Coffea Arabica ET-39 HiFi, whole genome shotgun sequence:
TCTAGTCATTAACAATTTCAATGAGTTCATTAATGACTACATGCTTCCAGGAAGGTAAATGGGTACAGTAGGAATGTTTAAATGGATTAGGAGAAAGCTAATCCAACGAATTCAATTTAATTAAAGTGATTTTGTATAGTAGTATCAGTGACATTTAATTCAATTTCTCGGTAACGCTTGGGATTTTAAAGATTAGAGATAATGTCTAAAAATTAGGGATTGAAAATCCTTAAAATATGGAGAACTAGAGACAAGGAGATAGAATAATGATAAATAGAGAAAAACCAATACCTAAAAGTAGTCTCTAATTTTCAGAATCACAAGGTTTGTTTCAACCTTATTTTcgtaaaacaaaataaaaattagcATGTTCACACGTTGCTGCGCATGAAGCATGATCCCAATAACAAATGCAGAGAAACAAAAGCTGGTTGTATTGGTCCGACTTGTATATATTCCTCCAAATCTTGGATGCTCCTGTATATCCCTCTCGTCGCTTCCTGTTTAAAAAGGAACGTCCCCATCTGCATGAACTTATGTACTACGCGTTATAAAGCTTAGAATTGTTGCCACAACATAGATAGAAAGTTTCTCCAggggatatatatatacacacacacacacatgtacaCTTCACCACTCTTTGTACTTTGTAGCCAGCCTGCTGATCACCAGGCGAATAGGATCCAGGGACTTGTTCCAATGGAGACACAACCCATTTCTAGCTTCCAGTTTCCTCCTGGAGTCAGATTCTATCCTTCTGACGAAGAGCTCATCGTTTATTATCTCCACAACAAAGTGAATTCTCGTCCACTGCCAGCTGCTGTTGTAGGTGAAATCGAGCTTTATAGCTATAATCCTTGGGACTTGCCAAGTTTGTTCTCCAACTTATCTACTTGTTATGTATTTGTAAAATTTATGTCCATGTAGTAGTTTTATTGAGTGATCGTGACTCACTTTTATATTTGGAATGAACAGAGAAGGCATTGTTTGGAGAGGAAGAATGGTACTTCTTCAGCCCGAGGGACCGGAAGTACCCAAATGGTGCACGGCCTAACAGGACGGCAGCTTCAGGATATTGGAAGGCTACCGGAACTGACAAACCTATTCTCAGTTGCTCTGGAGCAAGAATAGGAGTCAAGAAAGCTCTTGTCTTCTACATCGGAAAACCTCCGAACGGAGTCAAGACGGACTGGATCATGATCGAGTACCGACTTCCTGACACCCATAAAAGGCCATCAAGGTCTAAAGGGTCCATGAGGGTAAGTAATTGGCTAAATACATTGATCTGCTCATTCATATTGCCTATTGTTAATGCATGAGAACTAGACGATAACTGTGTTCTCCATATCATGATTCATGAAAAAGGCTACAATTATTGTAGAAGCAACGCCAAGAGCCAGAAAACTATAGGGTTTGTTTACTATTTTAGTTTTGTAAAAGTATAGCCTTCTCCCTTTTAAGCCCTGAAACGCGGTTGGACACAATAGTTTATGTTTcgactttaaacaacttttgataCATACAAGAGGATCATTTTCATCAATGAAATCAACTGTGGCTAAATTTTGGCCCATCTCTTATGCAGTTGGATGACTGGGTCCTATGCCGGATTAGACAAAAAGGCAACATGTCAAAGAATTCATGGGAAGTTCCTCATAGTCCCATCAAGGTGACGGAGGACACCCCAAACCTCAAGGAACTCCACTCAGCATACGCAGCAAAAAACGCCTTAGATATCTGCTCGAGCTATTTCCTATCAAAAGATTGTCACCTGTTGGCAAAACTGCTTGCTACTCAAGATTTGCCTCGTATTGAGACAAATACAAGAGCAACCTCTTGCAGCAGCAACATTTCCCAGAACTGCAAGACAGTATATGAACATGGAACAATCAAGGAGAATCAAGTGAcaaattctttctttccaagTTCTTTGAATCAGCAGGGAAAACCTATTGAAGAAATTGGATATGGGAACATCCCTCCATCCGAGAAAGCCATGACTAATCTGAACAAGAATGAGTTTTTCCTAGCTGGTAATGTGAATGGTGCAAGCTTCTATAATCAACAACAATCTCATGGAGATATGTTCAAGCTCAATTTATCTAGTGCTATGATGACTTTACAGGAGCTTGATGTGTCTGCATTTGCGGCAAAATTGCTGCCGTAAATGGCAAGCTTCCTCTGAAGTTCATTCTTCAACCGAATTCGCCAAAACTCTCAGCACATAGATGATACTGTAGTCAGTATGATGCTTGAAGCATCAGTCTTTGTGTACCGATGGATGGTGTTAATGCCATTACCCCTTTTCTAGTATTTGTGAACTTAATAAATAATGTgtgcttttattatttttttttctgtttgctAGCCTATAGTTTGCTTGCCTATGGCGtctttcatttccatttttaaGTTGTATATTATGTTGCAAACTTTGACATTTACGTTGTAGACTCGACTCAGTTATTCAGCACAGTACATTCAAATGCAACTAATTGCCGAGCCTgctaactctttttccttcgcTCAGCTTTGCCAATGTAATTTCAACCTGAAAGCCAAGTTGATCTATACATGGGCACGACTATTGGTAGCTCTGAATATGAAATGGAAGAACAATGTAGAAAGTAAATAATTCAGGAGTTTACTGATGTGGAGGGACGCAGCGCTTCCTATCAGCTATATATGTGACCCTAAAGTACATTACTTCATGTTCTCAATATATCacaagagggagagggagagaggtaGCAAAACATACGGGTGAAAAGTTTTCATATCGTAAAGAGAAAAACAGAGAGCTAGATGCAGTGAATGAAAGTACTTTAGTTGCCTTGATTACAAATTTAATAgacagacctgatcaaagtaACAAGAAGCTGTATCCCCAAGTCAGACATATTGAAGCTCAATGAAGATTCATGCACCAACTCTCCCAACATTGTAAGAGGAAGCAAATTCTGCTCAAGGGTTTTGACCGGTGATTTACAGTAGTTTGATAATCATCACAGATTTTAATCCCCGatttttaatcatcaaatttacTATATTTTCACATCTAACAGAAAAGTAACAGCCAGTACTAACATCTAACTGGTAGATAATGCCCCTTCAAGCTGTAAAGTAAACCATCATGATTCACTGAAGTTGGTACGAGAAATGCGTCAGAGATGGTCGAAATCCAGCAAAGCGACTGCAAGTACCAGACTGGAAGATCATCAGAGAGATGAGAACATTTTGACTACTTAGTATACTGCAAAAGATAAAAACAGCATTTTGTCATGATGATACCATGAATTTTAAAAGtaagattttttttccattgAGATTTCAGGTGGATTGCAATAGCAATTCATGCAGAAAAAACAAAATGTGTTGATGTAGTTGTTGGTATTCTACATGTATAAAATCATAGTAATTAATAGCTAAAGACAGTATACAGTAATTTTCTTTCACTTCACAGCAACTAACAGAAGAAAGTGATGTTAATGGGGAGAGCAGTGAGTGGTTAATAAGGGACGAGATAAGTTAGCATTATTTAGAAGTACCCTTCATGCGATGGGCACTAACAGCTCATAGCCTCCATGCGATGAGACAGAACCAACATAACAC
This window contains:
- the LOC113689647 gene encoding NAC domain-containing protein JA2-like; this translates as MYTSPLFVLCSQPADHQANRIQGLVPMETQPISSFQFPPGVRFYPSDEELIVYYLHNKVNSRPLPAAVVGEIELYSYNPWDLPKKALFGEEEWYFFSPRDRKYPNGARPNRTAASGYWKATGTDKPILSCSGARIGVKKALVFYIGKPPNGVKTDWIMIEYRLPDTHKRPSRSKGSMRLDDWVLCRIRQKGNMSKNSWEVPHSPIKVTEDTPNLKELHSAYAAKNALDICSSYFLSKDCHLLAKLLATQDLPRIETNTRATSCSSNISQNCKTVYEHGTIKENQVTNSFFPSSLNQQGKPIEEIGYGNIPPSEKAMTNLNKNEFFLAGNVNGASFYNQQQSHGDMFKLNLSSAMMTLQELDVSAFAAKLLP